A portion of the Salvelinus fontinalis isolate EN_2023a chromosome 32, ASM2944872v1, whole genome shotgun sequence genome contains these proteins:
- the LOC129831278 gene encoding polyhomeotic-like protein 1 isoform X2, with the protein METDGDQNQGSTNGTTPSGVNSRPSPMNSMSLYERQAVQALQALQRQPNAAQYFQQLMLQQQINSAQLQNLAAVQQATFAASRQSSSATNSTSQTTSTTVTSVNVTTSGGGAITSTRAIGPGSSGTSTISQSVLLGGSAAGQGQMYLRVNRSLRAPLSSQLIFMPGSTATAAMATVTQQPQTQQQQQQEVTPTSSSNQSDNDQVQNLALRCVGSPKGVGVKTETPERGETATYSLIQSSHQQFNQSTQQSPTKPTQLQQSHIKIPTYIQSSNANLSSLNLKTGNHHSNTPSSPSTSVPLSQLLLSGPNFGRGGAITTVNSAATATHILVPTSSAPTQSHSYQMGAATIKPNVSTQTLVVQPLQKSTINDKGGHGNGPIPIQPKTQQGLRMPLQLPSRNPPPILPAPPANNQTSVAQPPPHIPVQIVGARPSSIGNPQALALVQARNACSQDGATLLNSSSSASLLTMVASIASRERGGIGKGVGLKSLQSAQEALSLAHVSHVQAQANQSPGLNQNQNCTLATSISSQSQAAISPPTLSRSSLTLPLPLVEASSASTVVGANGESVCPPPPQGKSMKRKSESDAANEEDGPPPPHLVPMSEHSPALSSSAMEAGPGPLSPSPSPSPSPALSVSRMGGGQGERAPPPQAVVKPHVLTHLIEGFVIQEGAEPFPVSGPVKEPAGEDLAMDNPDASQPETVNTATVLKCEYCKSFAPARQFRGTKRFCSLTCSKRYNVSCSQHFRLRQGLHLTHSDEDGVLRRRVPHRTSSEIASAKIAGRPLPVKCRSESSRSDDVSSCEEEEDDPMSFSPASSSSCHQPPPTLRLEGSAAPHFLPGSPAQWSVEEVSQFISSLQDCEELAAHFLSQEIDGQALLLLREEHLMSTMNIKLGPALKICAHINNLKD; encoded by the exons ATGGAGACAGATGGGGACCAAAACCAGGGCTCTACCAATGGAACCACTCCATCGGGAGTGAACTCCCGCCCCTCTCCAATGAACTCCATGTCCCTGTACGAGAGACAGGCTGTGCAG GCCCTTCAGGCGCTGCAGAGGCAGCCCAACGCAGCGCAGTACTTCCAGCAGCTGATGCTGCAGCAACAGATCAACAGTGCCCAGCTACAAAACCTGGCTGCAGTACAACAG GCCACCTTTGCTGCCAGTCGCCAGTCCAGCTCTGCCACCAACAGCACCTCTCAGACCACCAGCACAACAGTCACATCT GTGAACGTAACCACTTCTGGGGGAGGGGCCATAACCAGCACCCGCGCTATAGGCCCAGGCTCTTCCGGGACATCCACCATAAGCCAATCAGTGCTGCTGGGTGGGAGTGCAGCAGGACAGGGACAGATGTATCTGAGA gtgaacCGGTCTCTGAGGGCTCCCCTCTCCTCACAACTCATCTTTATGCCTGGTAGCACAGCAACCGCTGCAATGGCAACGGTCACCCAGCAGCCACAGactcagcagcagcaacaacaggaAGTTACACCTACTTCCTCCAGCAACCAATCAGACAATGACCAG GTGCAGAACCTGGCTTTGCGATGTGTCGGCAGTCCCAAGGGGGTCGGGGTCAAGACTGAAACCCCAGAGAGGGGTGAAACAG CAACCTACTCCCTTATACAGTCATCTCACCAGCAGTTCAACCAGTCCACTCAGCAGTCTCCCACTAAACCAACCCAACTGCAACAGTCCCACATCAAGATTCCCACCTACATCCAGAGCTCCAATGccaacctctcctctctcaacctcaAGACGGGCAACCACcactctaacaccccctcctcaccctccaccTCTGTCCCACTCTCACAGCTCCTCCTTTCCGGACCCAACTTTGGCCGGGGCGGGGCTATCACCACGGTAAACTCCGCTGCCACGGCGACGCACATTCTGGTGCCGACCTCCAGTGCACCCACCCAGTCCCACAGTTACCAGATGGGTGCTGCCACCATCAAGCCCAATGTTAGTACTCAAACGCTGGTGGTTCAGCCTCTGCAGAAAAGCACTATTAACGACAAGGGAGGCCATGGGAACGGTCCCATTCCAATCCAGCCCAAAACTCAACAGGGTCTCCGTATGCCACTGCAACTGCCCTCTCGCAACCCACCTCCCATCCTCCCCGCGCCCCCCGCCAACAACCAGACTAGTGTCGCCCAGCCTCCGCCGCACATCCCAGTCCAGATAGTAGGGGCCAGGCCAAGCTCCATAGGAAACCCCCAGGCTTTGGCCTTGGTCCAGGCCCGGAACGCCTGTTCCCAGGACGGAGCTACCCTTCTAAATAGCTCCAGCAGCGCCAGCCTCCTCACCATGGTGGCCTCCATcgcatccagagagagagggggtataggcAAAGGGGTGGGTCTAAAGAGCCTTCAATCAGCCCAGGAAGCCCTCTCATTGGCCCACGTTTCTCACGTGCAAGCACAAGCCAATCAGAGCCCTGGGTTGAATCAAAATCAAAATTGCACCTTAGCCACCAGCATCTCCTCTCAGTCCCAGGCCGCCATCtctcctcccaccctctcccgTTCCTCCCTCACTCTACCCCTGCCGTTGGTTGAAGCGAGCAGTGCATCCACTGTAGTGGGTGCCAATGGAGAGTCTGTGTGTCCTCCGCCTCCCCAG GGTAAGTCGATGAAGAGGAAATCCGAGTCAGACGCAGCCAATGAGGAAGATGgtccccctcctccccacctTGTTCCTATGAGTGAAcactcccctgctctctcctcctccgccaTGGAAGCAG GCCCTGGTccactttctccctccccctctccctctccttcccctgccCTCTCGGTGTCCCGTATGGGGGGTGGCCAGGGGGAGAGAGCCCCCCCTCCACAGGCTGTGGTCAAACCCCACGTCCTCACCCACCTCATAGAGGGCTTCGTCATCCAGGAGGGAGCTGAACCTTTCCCT GTGAGTGGGCCAGTGAAAGAGCCAGCTGGAGAAGATTTGGCCATGGACAATCCAGACGCCAGTCAGCCTGAGACTGTGAATACAGCTACAG TGCTGAAGTGTGAGTACTGCAAAAGCTTCGCCCCAGCGAGACAGTTTAGAGGGACCAAGCGCTTCTGCTCCTTGACCTGTTCCAAGAG GTATAACGTGAGCTGCAGCCAGCACTTCCGCCTGCGACAGGGGCTTCACCTCACCCACTCTGACGAGGACGGAGTCCTGAGGAGGAGGGTACCCCACAGGACCAGCTCCGAGATCGCCAGTGCCAAAATAGCCGGGAGACCCTTACCAGTCAAG TGCCGCTCCGAGTCCAGCCGTTCGGATGACGTCTCCAGTtgcgaggaggaagaggatgacccCATGTCCTTCTCCCcggcctcctcctcttcctgccaCCAGCCTCCCCCCACACTCCGATTGGAGGGCTCGGCGGCGCCCCACTTCCTGCCCGGCAGCCCTGCCCAGTGGAGTGTGGAGGAAGTGTCTCAGTTCATATCATCTCTGCAAG ACTGTGAGGAGCTGGCAGCCCATTTCCTGTCCCAGGAGATTGATGGACAGGCTCTGCTGCTGCTCAGAGAGGAGCATCTCATGTCCACCATGAACATCAAGCTCGGTCCCGCCCTCAAGATCTGTGCCCACATCAACAACCTGAAAGACTGA
- the LOC129831278 gene encoding polyhomeotic-like protein 1 isoform X1, with the protein MMETDGDQNQGSTNGTTPSGVNSRPSPMNSMSLYERQAVQALQALQRQPNAAQYFQQLMLQQQINSAQLQNLAAVQQATFAASRQSSSATNSTSQTTSTTVTSVNVTTSGGGAITSTRAIGPGSSGTSTISQSVLLGGSAAGQGQMYLRVNRSLRAPLSSQLIFMPGSTATAAMATVTQQPQTQQQQQQEVTPTSSSNQSDNDQVQNLALRCVGSPKGVGVKTETPERGETATYSLIQSSHQQFNQSTQQSPTKPTQLQQSHIKIPTYIQSSNANLSSLNLKTGNHHSNTPSSPSTSVPLSQLLLSGPNFGRGGAITTVNSAATATHILVPTSSAPTQSHSYQMGAATIKPNVSTQTLVVQPLQKSTINDKGGHGNGPIPIQPKTQQGLRMPLQLPSRNPPPILPAPPANNQTSVAQPPPHIPVQIVGARPSSIGNPQALALVQARNACSQDGATLLNSSSSASLLTMVASIASRERGGIGKGVGLKSLQSAQEALSLAHVSHVQAQANQSPGLNQNQNCTLATSISSQSQAAISPPTLSRSSLTLPLPLVEASSASTVVGANGESVCPPPPQGKSMKRKSESDAANEEDGPPPPHLVPMSEHSPALSSSAMEAGPGPLSPSPSPSPSPALSVSRMGGGQGERAPPPQAVVKPHVLTHLIEGFVIQEGAEPFPVSGPVKEPAGEDLAMDNPDASQPETVNTATVLKCEYCKSFAPARQFRGTKRFCSLTCSKRYNVSCSQHFRLRQGLHLTHSDEDGVLRRRVPHRTSSEIASAKIAGRPLPVKCRSESSRSDDVSSCEEEEDDPMSFSPASSSSCHQPPPTLRLEGSAAPHFLPGSPAQWSVEEVSQFISSLQDCEELAAHFLSQEIDGQALLLLREEHLMSTMNIKLGPALKICAHINNLKD; encoded by the exons A TGATGGAGACAGATGGGGACCAAAACCAGGGCTCTACCAATGGAACCACTCCATCGGGAGTGAACTCCCGCCCCTCTCCAATGAACTCCATGTCCCTGTACGAGAGACAGGCTGTGCAG GCCCTTCAGGCGCTGCAGAGGCAGCCCAACGCAGCGCAGTACTTCCAGCAGCTGATGCTGCAGCAACAGATCAACAGTGCCCAGCTACAAAACCTGGCTGCAGTACAACAG GCCACCTTTGCTGCCAGTCGCCAGTCCAGCTCTGCCACCAACAGCACCTCTCAGACCACCAGCACAACAGTCACATCT GTGAACGTAACCACTTCTGGGGGAGGGGCCATAACCAGCACCCGCGCTATAGGCCCAGGCTCTTCCGGGACATCCACCATAAGCCAATCAGTGCTGCTGGGTGGGAGTGCAGCAGGACAGGGACAGATGTATCTGAGA gtgaacCGGTCTCTGAGGGCTCCCCTCTCCTCACAACTCATCTTTATGCCTGGTAGCACAGCAACCGCTGCAATGGCAACGGTCACCCAGCAGCCACAGactcagcagcagcaacaacaggaAGTTACACCTACTTCCTCCAGCAACCAATCAGACAATGACCAG GTGCAGAACCTGGCTTTGCGATGTGTCGGCAGTCCCAAGGGGGTCGGGGTCAAGACTGAAACCCCAGAGAGGGGTGAAACAG CAACCTACTCCCTTATACAGTCATCTCACCAGCAGTTCAACCAGTCCACTCAGCAGTCTCCCACTAAACCAACCCAACTGCAACAGTCCCACATCAAGATTCCCACCTACATCCAGAGCTCCAATGccaacctctcctctctcaacctcaAGACGGGCAACCACcactctaacaccccctcctcaccctccaccTCTGTCCCACTCTCACAGCTCCTCCTTTCCGGACCCAACTTTGGCCGGGGCGGGGCTATCACCACGGTAAACTCCGCTGCCACGGCGACGCACATTCTGGTGCCGACCTCCAGTGCACCCACCCAGTCCCACAGTTACCAGATGGGTGCTGCCACCATCAAGCCCAATGTTAGTACTCAAACGCTGGTGGTTCAGCCTCTGCAGAAAAGCACTATTAACGACAAGGGAGGCCATGGGAACGGTCCCATTCCAATCCAGCCCAAAACTCAACAGGGTCTCCGTATGCCACTGCAACTGCCCTCTCGCAACCCACCTCCCATCCTCCCCGCGCCCCCCGCCAACAACCAGACTAGTGTCGCCCAGCCTCCGCCGCACATCCCAGTCCAGATAGTAGGGGCCAGGCCAAGCTCCATAGGAAACCCCCAGGCTTTGGCCTTGGTCCAGGCCCGGAACGCCTGTTCCCAGGACGGAGCTACCCTTCTAAATAGCTCCAGCAGCGCCAGCCTCCTCACCATGGTGGCCTCCATcgcatccagagagagagggggtataggcAAAGGGGTGGGTCTAAAGAGCCTTCAATCAGCCCAGGAAGCCCTCTCATTGGCCCACGTTTCTCACGTGCAAGCACAAGCCAATCAGAGCCCTGGGTTGAATCAAAATCAAAATTGCACCTTAGCCACCAGCATCTCCTCTCAGTCCCAGGCCGCCATCtctcctcccaccctctcccgTTCCTCCCTCACTCTACCCCTGCCGTTGGTTGAAGCGAGCAGTGCATCCACTGTAGTGGGTGCCAATGGAGAGTCTGTGTGTCCTCCGCCTCCCCAG GGTAAGTCGATGAAGAGGAAATCCGAGTCAGACGCAGCCAATGAGGAAGATGgtccccctcctccccacctTGTTCCTATGAGTGAAcactcccctgctctctcctcctccgccaTGGAAGCAG GCCCTGGTccactttctccctccccctctccctctccttcccctgccCTCTCGGTGTCCCGTATGGGGGGTGGCCAGGGGGAGAGAGCCCCCCCTCCACAGGCTGTGGTCAAACCCCACGTCCTCACCCACCTCATAGAGGGCTTCGTCATCCAGGAGGGAGCTGAACCTTTCCCT GTGAGTGGGCCAGTGAAAGAGCCAGCTGGAGAAGATTTGGCCATGGACAATCCAGACGCCAGTCAGCCTGAGACTGTGAATACAGCTACAG TGCTGAAGTGTGAGTACTGCAAAAGCTTCGCCCCAGCGAGACAGTTTAGAGGGACCAAGCGCTTCTGCTCCTTGACCTGTTCCAAGAG GTATAACGTGAGCTGCAGCCAGCACTTCCGCCTGCGACAGGGGCTTCACCTCACCCACTCTGACGAGGACGGAGTCCTGAGGAGGAGGGTACCCCACAGGACCAGCTCCGAGATCGCCAGTGCCAAAATAGCCGGGAGACCCTTACCAGTCAAG TGCCGCTCCGAGTCCAGCCGTTCGGATGACGTCTCCAGTtgcgaggaggaagaggatgacccCATGTCCTTCTCCCcggcctcctcctcttcctgccaCCAGCCTCCCCCCACACTCCGATTGGAGGGCTCGGCGGCGCCCCACTTCCTGCCCGGCAGCCCTGCCCAGTGGAGTGTGGAGGAAGTGTCTCAGTTCATATCATCTCTGCAAG ACTGTGAGGAGCTGGCAGCCCATTTCCTGTCCCAGGAGATTGATGGACAGGCTCTGCTGCTGCTCAGAGAGGAGCATCTCATGTCCACCATGAACATCAAGCTCGGTCCCGCCCTCAAGATCTGTGCCCACATCAACAACCTGAAAGACTGA
- the LOC129831280 gene encoding solute carrier family 2, facilitated glucose transporter member 1-like, whose protein sequence is MVEEEKKQVTGYLLFSLATAVIGSLQFGYNTGVINAPEQKLRAFFNNTWMERYAEPIKPGTCTIVWSLSVAIFSVGGMVGSFSVGVMADRFGRKLSMFLVNILAVIGGLLMGFSTICSSYEMVIAGRLVIGLFCGLFTGLTPMYVGELSPTPLRGAFGTLHQLGVVIGILVAQIFGLESLLGSDKLWPLLLALTVIPAVVQCILLPFCPESPRFLLINQNKEEQARKALVRLRGTEDVSKDMQEMKEESSKMAMEKKVTILELFRTAAYRQPLLIAVMLHLSQQLSGINAVFYYSTGIFESAGVTQPIYATIGAGAVNTVFTVVSLFLVERVGRRTLHLVGLAGMAVSALLMTIALLLKGYSSLSYLSIGAVFLFVAMFEMGPGPIPWFIVAELFSQGPRPAAIAVAGCCNWTANFLVGVSFPKLEELCGPYVFIIFMILLIFFFIFTFIKVPETKGKTFDEIAREFGGAPLPPTTSVEAPPTSSSVTLPASPIKEKVPLVGAAAAEDKSILTAQAGL, encoded by the exons atggtggaggaggag AAAAAGCAGGTGACAGGATACCTCCTGTTCTCCCTGGCCACTGCAGTCATTGGCTCGCTGCAGTTTGGCTACAACACAGGGGTCATTAATGCACCGGAACAG aaacTGCGGGCCTTCTTCAATAACACATGGATGGAGAGGTATGCCGAGCCCATCAAACCAGGAACGTGCACCATTGTGTGGAGCTTGTCGGTGGCCATCTTTAGTGTGGGCGGCATGGTGGGCTCGTTCAGCGTCGGAGTGATGGCAGACAGATTTGGGAG GAAATTGTCCATGTTCCTGGTCAACATCCTGGCTGTGATCGGAGGCCTTCTCATGGGTTTCTCCACCATTTGCTCCTCCTATGAGATGGTCATCGCTGGACGCCTCGTCATTGGCCTCTTCTGCGGCCTCTTTACCGGCCTTACGCCCATGTATGTGGGGGAGCTGTCCCCCACCCCTCTCCGGGGCGCCTTCGGCACCTTGCACCAGCTGGGCGTAGTGATTGGCATCCTGGTGGCTCAG atctTTGGCTTGGAGTCTCTGCTGGGGTCGGACAAGCTGTGGCCTCTGCTGCTGGCTCTGACGGTCATCCCGGCCGTGGTGCAGTGTATCCTGCTGCCCTTCTGTCCCGAGAGCCCCCGCTTCCTCCTCATCAACCAGAACAAGGAGGAGCAGGCCCGCAAAG CCCTGGTGCGTCTGCGTGGCACAGAGGATGTGAGTAAAGACATGCAGGAGATGAAGGAGGAGAGTTCCAAAATGGCCATGGAGAAGAAAGTGACCATCCTCGAGCTGTTCCGCACCGCAGCCTATCGGCAGCCGCTCCTCATTGCCGTCATGCTCCACCTCTCCCAGCAGCTCTCCGGAATCAATGCT GTGTTCTACTATTCAACTGGTATCTTTGAGTCAGCCGGTGTCACCCAACCCATTTACGCCACTATTGGAGCAGGAGCTGTTAACACTGTCTTTACAGTggtatct CTCTTCCTGGTCGAGAGGGTGGGACGAAGGACTTTGCATCTCGTCGGATTGGCCGGAATGGCCGTCAGTGCCCTGCTCATGACTATTGCCCTCCTGTTG AAGGGCTACTCATCTCTGAGCTACCTGAGCATCGGGGCAGTGTTTCTGTTTGTGGCCATGTTTGAGATGGGGCCTGGTCCTATCCCATGGTTCATAGTGGCAGAGCTCTTCTCCCAGGGTCCGCGGCCGGCCGCCATAGCCGTGGCCGGCTGCTGCAACTGGACCGCCAACTTCCTGGTGGGAGTCAGCTTCCCCAAACTGGAG GAGCTGTGTGGGCCTTACGTCTTTATCATCTTCATGATCTTACTcatcttcttcttcatcttcaCCTTCATCAAAGTCCCAGAAACCAAGGGCAAGACCTTTGACGAGATCGCCCGCGAGTTTGGCGGAGCCCCCCTGCCCCCCACCACCTCTGTGGAAGCTCCTCCCACTAGTAGCAGTGTAACACTTCCTGCTTCGCCCATCAAGGAGAAGGTCCCATTGGTGGGGGCGGCAGCGGCAGAGGATAAGTCCATCTTAACTGCACAGGCGGGCTTGTAG